TCTTGATCATTTTATAAGCTGTGTCTTCTAGTTCCTTCTCCAACAGATGAATGCGCATACTCGTTCCTTCTCCTCTTTCCCATGTTTCTCCTCTTTCGCATTTGtctcctctttctcctctgtctcttctttctcctaTGCGTCCTCTTTCTCCTCTCTCATTGACTTCGAAAATGGATTTCAATCCATTTCAGGACTCGGCAAATTTTGTTGAACTACTCCATAGTCAACAAAATGTTGTCTTTGGCAGTTAAGGACGTGTTCCACTCTCTTCATCGCAAGTGCCGTCCTTTGGAAGTCAAGCTGTGGAGCTTCCAGCAGAGCGTAAGGAAAGAAGGACGTGGACAGTCACAGAGGATATAGTGCTTATTAGCAGCTGGCTCAACACGAGCAAAGACTCCGTTGTAGGGAATGAGCAAAAGTCAGCAACGTTCTGGAATAGAGTTGCAGCATACTTCTCGGCGAGTCCAAAACTTGCTGGCTGTGAAAAACACGACGGGAATCAATGCAAGCAACGTTGGCACAAGCTAAATGAAGCAGTTTGCAAGTTTTCTGGGGAGTATGAGGCAGCCACAAGAGAGAAAACCAGTGGCATGAATGACAATGACGTTCTAAAACTAGCCCACGAAATCTACTTCAACAACCAACAAAAGAAGTTCagccttgaacatgcttggaaCGAGCTTCGCAACGACCAGAAGTGATGTGAGCTCGCTACATCTAAAACTGAAAGCAGCTTCAAAAGGAGGAAGTTCGCGGATGGTTCACATTCAGGAGCATGCTCTCAAGTCAATGAATGCGATGCTGGTGTAGAAGGAACATCTCGTCCCCCTGGTGTTAAGGTTGCAAAAGCTCGTGGAAAGAAGCCGTATGTTGCGGGGCAAGATGTGTCTGATTATCAGCTCATGTGGAGCATCAAGAAGGATGACTTGGCAATGAAGCAACATCTCTCCAAGATGAGGGTACTTGAGAAGCCTCTTGCCAAGGAAAATCTAGCTAATTATGAAGAAGATCTCAAGAAAAAGCTCATAAATGAGTTAATGTAACTCTCGGCTTTATGTCTTCCGTATGTTTGTTTCATGTTTTAGTTTGTTTCATGTTCTAGTTGTCTCATTTTATGTCTTCCTTATGTTTCATGTTTCATGTTCTCGGCTTTAGAATATAGTTTTTTCATGTTCTTGTTCTACTTAAATTTGTAAAGATTTGCTCTCTTATTCTGTTTTATGTCATGTTCTGTTTCTTGTTCTATAAGCAACTTAatgttttggtgttttgttGAGTTATCTCTTGATGTGGACAattcttttatttgtttcagGTAACGGGAAAGAAGAGGCTACATTGGAGAGGAGCATCAAGGGCCATTGTGATTATAAGATAATGGGACCACTCATTACCATCAAAGCCACGTACCATGTTCCGTTTCAAACTAATACAATATGTGGCATTGGTAGTAACGAGTGTTCCCGCTACCATATTGCGGTTGAAGATTCAAACATCACGGGCCATTCTATCAGTCCAGTGTGTTGTCTCGGCGTGTGTTGTGTCGGCGTGTGTTGTCTCGGCGTGTCACGGGTTTCATCTTTTGGTATCAGTGTGTCACGGGTTTCAGTTTCATTTTTTGTATCAGTGTGTCACGGGTTGTTCAGTGGGGCATTGGTACTCAAGTCGTGTAGTGAATCAGTCGTGTAGTGAAtcacttttattttgtttcttgcaCTTTGTATTTTCATGTGCATCACGGAGActcatcttttatatatatcaatGTCTCTTTACTTCTAACATCACGCAAACTAATCTACTCTCTATTTTCTCTCTATTGCTAACAAGACGAAACGCATCTACTCTCTATATTCTCTCTATTTCTAACAAGACCAAACTCAtgttctctctattctctctactTCTAACAAGCAAActcatcttctctttttttttctctctctttgatcacaatttaataaaattctTATTCACTCCTAtgacttcttcttctcaaaaaaCTTTCGATGAATCATCTGATGATACATTTGATGActtctttgataaaaaaattgatgaaaaaTATGATCAATTCTTTAATCAAGCGTTTTAGAATTTAACTATTCGTGGGGCTcctaaaaaaagaaaaccacGAGTTTATATCGAGAGAAATCGTGAAGAAGGGCATATTCGTTTacggaatgattatttcagtgataCTCCAACGTATCCTGATAATTTATTCCAATGacgttttcgaatgaacaagccattgttcatgcacattgttgatcgactctccaacGAAGTTCTATATTTTCGAGAAACGAAAGATGGTCTCGGAAGGATtagtctctctcctcttcaaAAGTGTACCGCATCCATTCGTGTCTTGGCGTATGGTTCTGCAGCTGTtgcggtcgacgaatacctccggtTCGGTGAAACAACCACTCGGTTATGTGTGGAAAATTTTGTGGAaggaataatatatttgttcggcgatgagtacttaagaagaccaacaccggctgatcttcaacgtctacttgatgTTGGAGAATATCGTTGATTTTctgggatgataggaagcatcgattgtatgcattgggagtagAAGAATTGtccaaccgcttggaaaggacaatattctcgtggttcgggtaaaccaacaatcgttttagaggcggttgcttcatacgatctctggatatggcatgcattttttggacctccaggtacattaaatgatatcaatgttcttgatcgttcacctgtttttgatgacataataaaaagTGAAGCTCCGAATGTCATTTTctctgtcaatggaagagagtatcatatggcttactatctcacagacggtatttatccgaaatgggcaactttAATCCAATCCATTCCTCTACCGCAAGGGCCAcaagcagttttatttgctcaacatcaagaagcagtccgaaaagatgtcgagcgtgcttttggagtcttgcaagctcgctttgccattgttaaaaatccagcgATGTTTTaggataaagtcaaaattggcaagattatgagagcatgtatcatactccataatatgatagtagaaaacAAACGAGATGGATACGCTCAATATGATGTTTCAGaattccaacaaggagaagacagCGGAAATTCATATGtcgatctcacgtattctacggatatccctacaaatatcgcTAACCAGATGGGTGTTCAGATAAGATttcgtgatagacaaatgcatcaacaactgaaagatgatttggttCAACATATATGGCataaatttggacgtgatgaagacaacaactgagctcagatgcttctttcaaataattcttgtttattttagtaatctttgttttcatgttttaattttaaaatctatgtttaaaatgttatcatttatgtaatataaaaagtttaataaaatattttttaatattttttagaaaaacccTAAATAAGAGACTTGCAATGGAGGGGAAAAAATCTTAAAGTTTTTAAACATGTCTCTTGCCAAAATTAACTcctaaaatactattaaaaataaaatactattaaaaataaagtaagAGACCCGTTAGAATATATGGGATAAAAATGCTCTAACTTGATATAAATTGATTTGACACCTACATAGTTTGGATTATTAACTtacatctctttcttcttcttttttgttgctTTTGTACTCAACTTGGATTTGCCTTTGATTAATCAAATCGAGTAAAGACGCAATTTGGAGTTTTTAGTTTGGCTACAATGGTAATGAAAAGTAAATATCACGTAGGAACAATAAGAGCATGAAttccaaaaagaagaaaaacaactaAAAGCATGATATGTATATGTCGTGTTGATCAAGCGAGTGTGATAATAAAAAACCTCATACATCACTCACGGTAGGTAGGCTTCTTGTCATCAAGGGGTATGTATATTATTCAATTTAATCAAGTCTAAAAGATAATAGCCATAACAAAAATCCAAAGAACAAATAGATATATTAATCATAAAAGCATATGTTATTTAGCTGAAGGCCAAATAGATAAGACTTGAAAGATACAGTTTCAATCACCAAACGTTAATAAGACAAATCGCAAATGGGTCATCacgaagatgatgaagatgctCTCTTAACTCTACACACACATTAGTCCAAACACACAACTCACTCATGGCCCCGATCCgattttttatttctcttcCGCAGATCTTACAGAGTACTTACAAAAAATtattgctctctctctctctctctctcccataTAACAAACCAGAAACCCCACCACCATTGTTGGTTCTTAACCTTAACTTCTTGGccataagaataaaaaaaagacacaaAACTATTACAACACCactgtaaaattttagattctGAAATCATTCCCAAGAACTACAGAGAATCATATCTAACAACAGAGAGTTAGAGTGATCATCTTACATATACTATTTATAACTTAAGGATTACTGAATCCGTCTGTACATAAACATTTGCTTAACAATAATAATTGATCTATGACACAACACGAACTTTAACCGGATGAAACCGGGTTTAAACTTCGGGCTAAACCGTTCAAGGCACTGTAACCTTTGGAACTAAACGCTAAACAGCCGAAGAGTCCATGTCTGTACGGCAAATAtgtcctcttcttcatctcctctgcCTGAGCTCTGTTCGCTGTGTAATGCAGCTCGTGAGCCGACGGCTGGAACCCTCGCCGTTTCGTTATTCCGTTCGTTGGCTTCCCGGTGACCGGAGCCTTTTTCACCGCCGGTGGTGGTTGATTCTGTTTCTGCTTCTTGGCTGAGTCCTCTGACTTGAGTTTCTTGTCTTTGAGATTGGAAGGAGAGAACGAAATGTTGGACCAGAACTTCTCCTTGCCGTTTCCTCTTCCTTCGCTTTTGCTACGGTGAAGCAGATCCTTGAGGAAGATCCATTTCTTCGAGTTTCTACCGTACGACGACGAtcgagaagaagaagcagaacaAGACGGCGTCGTTTCAGCTGACGTCACGTTTTCATTAATCTTAGCTTCGTCCTCTTCGTAATCTTCTTGTAGCTTCCGTATACACTCCCCGGCGAGTCCtttttcctcttcctcttcctcttcgttCCACTGAAACGCTGCGTTTCGGAGCGGAGAGAGAGATCTGGCTTTGCGGTGAACAGATCTGCTTCTCAGCTTCAGATCCCTCCCGCGCCTACCGTCTCGTTTCCCGTCGTCTTCCTCTTCGGTTTCCAGATCTAGAAGCGGCGCTAGGACCTGAGGCTTCTGGAGGTGGGAAGATAACTTCATCGGCTTGATCTGACCGTTGGAGAAAAGATCCTCCGCGGAGGTCATCGGCACGCCGCCTAGAGGACCGCTGCTGGAAGATAACCGAGACGAGAAATCAAACTCAAAGTCGCCGGAAGGAGACGACGAATCGAGCTTCGGATTCTCCGACGGAGCAGCGGAGGATAAGAAGAAATGCATCGGACTCGACGGCGCGCTGAAGAAATAACCCGGCGGTGGATTACGTCCGGGAGTAGACGGAGCGCTGACGAAGGGAGTGGAGCAAGCTGAGCCTGAGGCAAGGTCGTCGCTGAAACGCGGCGTTTCTGGCTCGCTGTGTCCAAAGCTCTCGACAACAACCATTGTACTATAGGAGAGATCAGAGAGTAGATCGATTGTGACTGTCGCTTGTTTCtcaaggaaagagagagagagagagagagagagagcgcgAGGAACGAGGTGAGGGAGCAGATTATGCAgcgtatgtatgtatgtatgtatgaaTGAATCCTGCTTTTTATTCTTTGTATTTACTATTTATTGacgttttaaaaattaaatttatattgcgATTCTCAAAAACGTTTTGTTTattaattgttataaaatattcgTATGCTGTTTTCCTATAAAGAAAAGTGAATTACGACGTACTCGATCTTTAGCgcacaaatttaaattttatttaatcatcTGACATGTCGTTTGCATGAATAAAAAGTAATCAACTACTAACGTAATTAATTTGATCATGTAGGAAATGCCATGGTTGTTGCTTAAGATTCCGCAGGCTGACGCTGGTCTAatagaataaag
This Brassica napus cultivar Da-Ae chromosome C6, Da-Ae, whole genome shotgun sequence DNA region includes the following protein-coding sequences:
- the LOC106401867 gene encoding uncharacterized protein LOC106401867; protein product: MVVVESFGHSEPETPRFSDDLASGSACSTPFVSAPSTPGRNPPPGYFFSAPSSPMHFFLSSAAPSENPKLDSSSPSGDFEFDFSSRLSSSSGPLGGVPMTSAEDLFSNGQIKPMKLSSHLQKPQVLAPLLDLETEEEDDGKRDGRRGRDLKLRSRSVHRKARSLSPLRNAAFQWNEEEEEEEKGLAGECIRKLQEDYEEDEAKINENVTSAETTPSCSASSSRSSSYGRNSKKWIFLKDLLHRSKSEGRGNGKEKFWSNISFSPSNLKDKKLKSEDSAKKQKQNQPPPAVKKAPVTGKPTNGITKRRGFQPSAHELHYTANRAQAEEMKKRTYLPYRHGLFGCLAFSSKGYSALNGLARSLNPVSSG